The following are encoded in a window of Impatiens glandulifera chromosome 5, dImpGla2.1, whole genome shotgun sequence genomic DNA:
- the LOC124938564 gene encoding protein KTI12 homolog, which yields MALVVICGQPCSGKTTVATSIYKALEESESKPTVRIVNETSLHLDRNKSYADMPSEKNLRGVLRSEVDRSLSRDNIVIVDSLNSIKGYRYELWCLARASGTRYCVVYCDVNEDDCRIWNEDRRTREEPSYDDNILEDLIRRFETPDRRNRWDSPLFELSSSSEVIPDIVSYLTKRVDSKTRDVKILQPTIATQTARSSDANSLYEIDRATLEVISGIMEGQSRAIGGVINGVVLGNGLLTVNISRTVGLPELRRLRRTFIKLTGQSSLSGPPPPVDAESSKRMFVDYLNRELGTA from the coding sequence ATGGCTTTAGTCGTTATCTGTGGACAGCCATGTAGTGGTAAAACAACAGTAGCAACAAGCATATACAAAGCCTTAGAAGAATCAGAATCCAAACCTACAGTCAGAATTGTGAACGAAACATCCCTTCATCTAGATCGCAACAAAAGTTACGCTGACATGCCTTCTGAAAAGAATCTTAGAGGAGTCCTTAGATCCGAAGTGGATCGATCCTTATCCCGAGATAACATCGTTATTGTTGATTCATTGAACAGCATCAAAGGTTACAGATACGAGTTATGGTGTTTAGCTCGAGCATCAGGAACACGATACTGTGTCGTTTACTGCGATGTCAATGAAGACGACTGTAGAATCTGGAACGAAGACCGCCGCACAAGAGAAGAACCATCGTACGACGATAACATACTTGAAGATCTCATAAGAAGATTCGAAACTCCAGATAGAAGAAACAGATGGGATTCCCCACTTTTCGagttatcatcatcatctgaaGTGATTCCAGACATTGTATCGTATTTAACAAAAAGGGTTGATTCGAAAACTAGGGATGTTAAGATTTTACAGCCGACTATTGCGACACAAACTGCACGATCGTCAGATGCGAATTCACTTTATGAGATTGACCGGGCTACTTTAGAGGTGATTAGTGGTATTATGGAAGGTCAATCGAGGGCAATTGGGGGGGTAATAAATGGAGTTGTTTTGGGAAATGGATTGTTGACTGTGAATATTTCAAGAACAGTTGGGCTACCTGAACTGCGGAGGCTGAGGAGAACGTTTATAAAGTTAACGGGACAATCGAGCTTGAGTGGACCTCCACCTCCGGTTGATGCTGAGAGCTCGAAGAGGATgtttgttgattatttgaaCAGAGAATTAGGAACGGCCTGA
- the LOC124938195 gene encoding organelle RRM domain-containing protein 1, chloroplastic encodes MHLSMESSMSLFAVVSSTSSAGFLIKHPKSQFQAHCPCTSSLQIKSSYKQNSINSSTIVPYFNWNTSATISYRTSIVSPASPPTRTTSTSPPSTPAGHRHWRVVMEAPAPGTNSKPQIIDYYVNTLNNVLGSEIDAQMCIYEASWETQFEFCCDIYEETAQQLALLPGVLSVRPDIAINSKERPFENILPANTLLFPEGNTSRWLVRLDKPSIGVVSKAQMVDYYTKLLTKVMGNEKDAQMCIYHISWQSDFGFCCELDEDCAGQLSGLPGVCTVQPDEKFEFVEKDYAGENSQQSGLLKVPTTENPPKVKTKKLFVTGLSFYTSEKTLRAAFDGFGEIVEVRIIMDKISKRSKGYAFVEYTTEEAARVALGEMNGKIINGWMITVDVAKTNPPKYSRSNPSPSS; translated from the exons ATGCACTTGTCCATGGAATCGTCAATGTCTCTCTTTGCCGTCGTCTCGAGTACCTCATCTGCAGGATTTCTCATCAAACATCCCAAGTCCCAGTTCCAGGCTCACTGCCCCTGCACTTCATCCCTTCAAATCAAATCCAGCTATAAGCAAAACAGCATCAATTCCTCAACAATCGTCCCTTATTTCAATTGGAACACTTCCGCTACTATTTCATACCGCACTTCCATTGTTTCCCCAGCTTCTCCGCCGACAAGAACAACCTCAACGTCACCTCCATCTACCCCCGCCGGCCACCGTCATTGGAGGGTAGTCATGGAGGCTCCAGCACCAGGGACAAATTCCAAGCCCCAAATAATTGATTACTATGTCAATACATTAAACAATGTCTTAGGAAG TGAGATAGACGCTCAAATGTGTATTTACGAGGCTTCATGGGAAACCCAATTCGAATTCTGCTGTGACATTTATGAAGAAACAGCTCAACAGCTTGCTT TATTACCAGGTGTTTTATCAGTCAGGCCTGACATAGCTATTAATTCGAAAGAAAGACCATTCGAAAACATATTACCTGCAAACACTTTGTTGTTTCCCGAAGGAAATACGAGTCGCTGGCTTGTTCGATTGGACAAGCCAAGCATTGGAGTTGTTTCTAAGGCACAAATGGTTGATTACTACACGAAATTGTTGACTAAAGTCATGGGGAA TGAGAAGGATGCCCAAATGTGTATATATCATATTTCATGGCAATCTGACTTTGGATTCTGTTGTGAACTTGATGAGGACTGTGCTGGACAATTATCTG GCTTGCCAGGTGTGTGTACTGTCCAGCCAGatgagaaatttgaatttgttgaaaAGGATTATGCAG GTGAGAATTCACAGCAATCTGGTCTTTTGAAAGTTCCTACAACAGAAAATCCGCCCAAGGTTAAAACCAAGAAACTTTTTGTGACTG GTTTATCATTCTATACATCCGAGAAAACTCTGCGTGCTGCATTTGATGGTTTTGGCGAAATCGTCGAAG TTAGGATCATAATGGACAAAATTTCCAAAAGATCTAAAGGTTACGCTTTTGTTGAGTACACAACTGAGGAAGCTGCCCGTGTGGCCCTTGGGGAGATGAACGGCAAG ATCATCAATGGCTGGATGATAACTGTAGATGTCGCTAAAACCAACCCACCAAAATACAGCAGATCGAATCCCAGTCCCTCCTCCTGA